From the Calliopsis andreniformis isolate RMS-2024a chromosome 4, iyCalAndr_principal, whole genome shotgun sequence genome, one window contains:
- the LOC143178630 gene encoding lymphokine-activated killer T-cell-originated protein kinase yields MAEFKTPTTRRYKSRVQDNPELQTPIKIPASPFLEQIGYGCGVSVFSLERSPKVGFTRSPWAIKKRNRKVPEDKKYNERIRFEAEVLRKLNHPNIVGFRAFTEVSDEPCLAMEKLDSSLGDKIEQKLDACEDQFPAKDIMKIMFEVMKGLEYLHHTAHILHGDIKSYNVLVSDNYSTVKLCDFGVSLPLTDSLELDSSKGNFMYVGTECWSAPEIIYEDGPVTNKADIWASGLVIWEMIALATPHLQNLELDDSLNESVSEMQITNDTEGNEHDVSMDDSIAFLKDTVYSRYGTRPPLPAIELSKEYDRVLELFFACTTIDYKVRPSAKGLVNYFKKYVYKIDK; encoded by the exons ATGGCAGAATTTAAGACTCCGACGACGCGTAGATACAAAAGTAGAGTACAAGACAATCCAGAATTGCAAACGCCTATTAAAATACCGGCTTCTCCGTTCCTAGAACAGATAGGTTATGGATGCG GAGTCAGCGTATTTAGTTTGGAACGATCTCCAAAAGTTGGTTTTACTCGATCGCCGTGGGCGATAAAAAAAAGAAACCGTAAAGTTCCCGAAGACAAAAAGTACAATGAACGTATTCGTTTTGAGGCTGAAGTACTTCGTAAGCTAAATCATCCGAATATCGTGGGCTTTAGGGCATTTACTGAAGTTTCGGACGAACCATGCctggcaatggaaaaactagatAGTTCTTTAG GagataaaatagaacaaaagttAGATGCTTGTGAGGATCAATTTCCTGCCAAAGATATCATGAAGATAATGTTTGAAGTTATGAAAGGATTGGAATATTTGCATCATACTGCACACATTTTGCATGGTGATATAAAGAGTTATAATGTGTTGGTGTCTGATAACTATAGCACAGTTAAACTCTGTGACTTCGGAGTGTCTCTGCCACTCACAGATTCTTTAGAATTAGATTCATCTAAAGGTAACTTTATGTATGTTGGCACAGAATGTTGGAGTGCACCTGAAATAATATATG AGGATGGTCCAGTTACAAATAAGGCAGATATTTGGGCCAGTGGACTTGTTATATGGGAAATGATTGCTTTGGCAACACCTCATCTAcagaatctagaattggatgATTCTCTTAATGAATCAGTCTCAGAAATGCAAATTACAAATGACACAGAAGGCAATGAGCATGATGTCAGCATGGATGATAGTATTGCTTTTCTTAAAGACACAGTCTATAGCAGATATG GTACCCGTCCTCCACTACCTGCCATTGAATTAAGCAAAGAGTATGACAGAGTGCTTGAGCTATTTTTCGCATGCACTACCATAGATTACAAAGTTAGACCCAGTGCTAAAGGTCTTGTtaactattttaaaaaatatgtatataagaTTGATAAATGA